GAGTTTCCATGGAGCTTCCTAGGAGAATCAAGGatgcaaaacattttttttttcaatatgcTCTCAAGATGAACCATTTTGTCAAACTATGCAACTGGCTTCTTGCAACTCATTCTATGAACTTGACTTGTTGTCCTTAAATTTAATTCCTAAGATCATACCTGTTGATCCATTACTTTCGAGCAATCAATTGGAAAATCATACTGGAAGCTTTTGGCCTGTGGATTCAACTTGCCTAAGTTGGCTTGATAAATAACCTGTGGGTTCAATCATTTATGCTTCCTTTGGCAGCACCTCAACCTTCAACCAACAACAATTTGATGAACTagcacttggacttgaactcacAGGCCTACCATTTTTGTGGGTTATTCATTCAGATATCACCAATGAAGTACTTTTTGAATTCTTGGATGGGATTAGATCGAGAATAGCTGATAATGGAAAGATTGTTGATTGGGCACCTCAAGAGCAGGTGCTAGCTCACCCTTCTATTGAACATTTTATAAGTCATTGTGGATGGAATTCAACCTTGGAGGGTATAAGCATGGGAGTCCCATTTCTATGTTGGCCTTACTTTACAGATCAATTCCAAAATAAGAGTtacatatgtgatttttggaAGGTTGGTTTAGGGTTGAACCTGGATGAAAATGGGATTATCACAAGGCACGAGATCAACACAAAGATAAAAGCATTGCTCTCTAATGATGTTATAAAGACAAAGGCACTAAAGTTGAAGGACATGGCTAAAAAGAGTGTTAGTGAAGGTGGATCTtcttttaagaattttgaaagCTTTATTGAACAAATAAAGCATTAAGATGTTTTTAGAGTGTTTATGTATTATTGTTTCTATGTCTATCGAAGTATGCAATTTCATTCAAGcttgctaaaaaaataaagttgcgAAAATGGAATCATTAATAGCAACTAGCCTTTGTTTTGCCAACTCATGAATCTTAATTGCATACTTgtatcatatcatatattatattattatgtaataaaaattgtgtttgaaGCATTAGTTATTTCTGTAATTGATGTTTATAAAAAGCCTGAGAGAACTGCATCAAAGAATTCTACAGGAAGAAGTCCAATGAAATATAAATagtgttatttttttcaatgatgATTGTAAGagtcatatttttatgtattggCATATCTGAGATTAAAAAGCACTTTATATGCAATTGAGTCTTAGTTTCTAGTGTACTTAAGAATAACATATTGTTCACCAACAAGTGGTACAAGTAGTTTTATTGAAAACACAAgattactcaaaaaaattacTCAAGAAAAGCTGAATTGTTGGTCTTCATACCCATCGATATATCGAGAATAAATGAATCTTAATATCTCTCGATCTATCATGCCTTACAAAAACTAAATGTTTGCTTCTAAGCATGTACATATCATAGCTCCTATTGGTGCCTCCTTTCTTAGGCAAAGAGCAGCTCAGTTAAAAGTTAGCTCAAAATGTCCTAGAGTCGAGTTTTCTACAGGTGACACATTTAGAGGTCGTTCTTCTAGTGATCCTCCAATTGAGGAGTATGTGGATCCCACTGCTGTTGTGGATCTTGAGCCATCCACATCTACCGCCATTTCTACTAGATCTATGTTGGAGACCGTACTTACAGTCCAATCCGCACATGGACAACTGCTCTTGGACTTGCTCAATAAGGTTGCTGCCTTACAAGTTGAGGTTGCTGCCACTAGTGGTGCCTCTCCACCAACTCCACCCTCGGATCAGCcatgattgccctttggcaataCATCGCAAAAAGGGGGAGTGCATAGAGATAAGGGAAATGTGATAGATGAGATAGGGGGAGTAGTTTATGGGATAGGGGGAGTAgtttttttgaagtattttgaGATGTATGTTCTTTGTTCTTGTTTCACAAACTTTGATACATTGTTTATGGTTTATATATTATGATGTTTATTCATTATATGATGGTTACTCATTATAATATGTGTAGTTTATTTTAAACGCAGATcaaaaaattctgcagaaatttCAAACGCAGCCCAAGCCTATATGATGTGTAGAGTTAAGTGTTTCACtcctagtataaaaggaaaaactctagcCACATTTTAGAGGTCTTTGAATAGCTTTGTGTTTTTTCTCgtgtgagatttgagaggtgTTTTCCTTAAAACACAAGGAAAGCTCTCCTAAAGTCTAGAtttgaaatcaagttttggtGGTGATTCAATTGTTGCACAAAGATCCTTCAAAGTACAATACCTTTGAGTGAAGTAttaaagtcacaagtaggagaacttgtgttTGGTGCAGattcaaggaaagaagtagtctgtggactcagATCTATCACGTGGTTGtgatagtaagttttctactcgaggtagcattaggatgttagtagtctaagtccttttgtaaaacttcaattctttcatagtggatctatttttaccttgagaataggtAGGTCAAAtcttccccaggttttttaccagtttggttttcctgagtcatCAGATTTTTGTGTTCATTACTTTCtacattatatttgttttgctcataattgtttaacctagacttgaataacaaacttgttaatcaacttgacttaatattaggttaaacataaTGTGTTAAGGCGGCTAAAAACCTAACaatggtgtaaaatccaaacatttccaaactttagggagtaaaatccaaacacccctaaaatttagggggtaaaatccaaattctaaaatgttagactgtaaaatctaaacacccaCAAACTTCAGGTAGTAAAacccaaattctaaaatttcaggATGTAAAGTCTAAATACCCCCAAATTTTAGgagtgtaatttgtaatttaccctaattaatTTAAAGGGTAATTGCAGTAAACCCACCTATGGTTTGgcctaaaattattttacctaCCAATGATTTGAAAAGTTTCAATTTACACACTTGAGGTAAACTTCGTTTATTTTCCATAACCAACCTTTGTTAAAAACAGgggtaaatatgtatttttgctctcctttttatgtctctctctctctcccctcccccccctcccaaaaaaaaaaaaaaaacataaaaacacaaTAGAAATAAGATCAAAATGGAATTGGTCACTCTTTCCATTCACATAGATCttaaacatgaagaacataaacccaaaaaaatcaaatccaaatcaaatctccacaattttatagctaaagcCCACTTTctactaattttatatttgttgctTGCTAACCCACTTTCcaccaattttatatttgtttctcttttttcttactGGGACAGTCTCTCACCTCCTTCTGTCAGACCAAAAGGTCTAAaactctcttctcttctctctcatggAAATTTTTGTTAAGCAGGAATTTTCATTGGTTTGCTTatatgaattttctttgatCTGGTTTGTGTTTGGAACTTTGGATTGGGGTTTTGTTTGATCTAGGAGGTTCAAAATTAAGTCAGGTTTCAATAGATCAAATCAGATGCTTACccaaacatcaaacaaagaaaaaaaagcagagAAGCAAACTTTCATCACAATGGATTGAAAACCCATCACCACGGGTTGATACAATTAAATCAAATGTGAAAAcccaaacatcaaaaaaaaaaaaaaaaaaaaagagaagcaaaCTTCTCATCACCAATCCTTGATTCGATGTAAAAGATGCGAAATACCTTGCTATTACCAACAAATTAGATATATAAACAACTCAAATGTAAAGAATACCTTCGGATTTCTGTGAAAAAAGCTAAGAAAGAGGTCGGGGTTTGGTTGGTGCGTGAAGTGACCGTGACACGGCGGTGCGGGTTGGCTGAGCTCGAATCGGTGAAATAGTGTGTGAGGAGGTGAGGGCAGTGAGAGCTTCTTTTAGCTTGTGGTGGTACTAGAATGGAGATGAGAGAAGTCTGAGATGAGAGAGCTCTGCTTTACTGAAGAGAGCATCAAAAGGAGCGCCTCACGTGTATTGCTCTGACTGTGGGACCAAGTGTGTAGTGTTATTTATGAAAATGCCATTAAAAACAGAGctatggaaactgaaaatacctaaaatgtgtttttagtttccataactcatcactaaaaaatcagagaattgagtgatggaaacaaaaactgtAAACAAAATCCAAACGGACCTTTTAGCcctgggtcccaccatttttgagttacgagttatggaaacagagttatgagttACGGAAACAGCAAATCCAAATAGCCCCTAAATTTCTAACTTTTTATCTTAGCCGTCTAGAAGGTATTAATCTCAATTATTTGTAATCAAGTTTGAATTTGCTAGATCTCTAGATAGGAACAAGGGCTACTGCACATATATAGTCAGTgtggtcttgtgaccacctTGACTtgccaaaaacaaattatacttgcaatatatatatatatatatatataacacaattatatttaaattagtaCATTTTGTCTTTCCTAAAAAAGATATTGACCACCTTGAGTTGATAATCTCAAGAATTTGGATACAATGAAAATAAGATAATGCTAGGAATAGAATAAAATGTcgcaacaatttcacaacattctGAAATTAAAATGCCAACTCACACATGGGCCTTTTTTAAttcctaatttgtttttttttatgctaatatAAGAAttgttgtgacattttgttgtgtctCTAGTATTACTCACAACAATAATCTTAACCCTCCAACCATAATCCTTAAGCCcttaaacaaaaacataaataaaagttcaaataacaacaaaaaaggagaagtattatgtctacaacattttcatagcactttcacaataaatcataggtggtaagttgCTTATGactctaatttgaacccaccacttaaattatttttttgtccactCATAACAACCAGTAATAACCTaccatttaagatttgttgtgaaaatattgtgaacataacatttcttataaaaatgaGCCCAAATAACATAAAATGTTAGCCCAAAAAACAAGATTAGACCAAACAGaaacaaatgaataaaatattcaacaaatgctcattaaaaaaaaaaaaaaaaaaaaaaaaaaaaaaaaacctaaacatTCATATTCATAACTTATTCAActcatttcataaaaataaataaataatcccaaatttcattttcctaaaaaatggTACCAAGAGAGAGATTGTGGCTGTGAGTTCTCGTCGACGGCGTTGAGAGTTCTACTCTTTAGTGGCTTGGCTTGCAGTCACAACATGTATCATTCATTgttttctctcacttttcccATTTTTACtttctctattattattttcaggTTCTTTCTCACTTAATTACTCATCTCATCATTCTTAGTTCTCACCTATTTTCATCAatctctttttgctttttaattttgtttgtagaaagaaattgaaaattttcatatatatatatattggtgatgttgatatattcaaattcctttttttattaggttctgtataatttaagtttcttaataacCACCCTAGAATAGCTAAAAATACTCACTTTTGTTGTTTTGTCTTCAGATGTGGACCCttttatgttttgttaaaaaatggaTTGACATGTCGAAACTAGGGACGTGCATGGTTTGGGTAGAGGGGTTTcatcaacccaacccaccatggtgggttaaaaaaaatcctatacaACCCGACCTACAATAGGGGTCTAGCCTAACCCTACCCAACCCACGTGGATCAGGGTggacatatttttttaattactattattaatattaaattgaGAATTAGAACAACACCACTACAAATAAGAGCAAATTTACAACCAGATAATCCTAAGCATAATACCAaaccaatgcaaaatatatGAGGAGAACTTAGGGTTTAGGTTTTGTAAGGGCACGTTTTGGTTCCTAAACCCAAAAGGTAAAATGATtcaggcccaaagagcccaacacaatgaatttttagagagtgGGCTGGAAACTAAACTTCAATGAGTTAGACAACAATCGTGATGGGTTAAAGATGACAAGAAAGCAAAGATAAACAAGTTTCATGCAAAGAAAATCTTCCTTGGCAAAGTCAGAGGAGAGTATATCTTGTATAGGCCTCTTTTCAATTTGATTACAAGTCCAGTTCTtattgctatagtgtttttcctATAGATTCTCAAATGATCCTCCTGTAATTGGggtctttcttctttatattatCCTGTTTCCTTCATCTCAACCCTTCACGTGTAGATCAAGTTGTTGGCTTTtatccttgtcccatcaacacctTCCTGGAATCTTTGGGAATAGTTGTAAGGCTGAATATCACTGTTCATGTATTATCTCCATATTAATGTggtcagagagttagctgcagagctTTTAATGCAGTGGTAGCTGCTTTCTCTTGGATATTTCTTAGCTTCCCTTTGTCCTATTCCCTCCTAATGTTTATCCTTACCAGTAGAATCGTCCGGAGCATAGCTCTTGATGGCAAGCCAAACCTTTTGACATCTGCTATGTTTAGCTAAGGAGGCATTTCTCCTTGGACAACCTTACCAAACCTTTATGGCCAGAATCCTTCCGTTAAAGCCTACCTGTCCTCAGACTGCTAAatgtcctcggacaaggcccacGGCCCAATATACACTCTTGGGCCCTTCATCCCTATAGGTTTTATTTGGGAAGATaggtaaaaaagtaaataacgaaattgtataatatatttttaaattttaaatatatgttaaatATAGGTGGATTAGGTTATGGCAGATTTGTGAATTTTATGACTCGAATCCAACCCACtctaaaaacaaatttcaaaacctgacccaacccaccaatcCCTTGTTGAAATCATCCATCTTCATTGTGTGACTATTCTCCCCACCCACTTTTTGGCCTATCCAAGTCATTCTGAACTTCGAAGTAGACTTTAGAACATTTATGTAGGgaaactaaatttttgtttcaaattgCCACGTATAATGTTCCacataagagcatccacatcaatggagttaaaaatttaactattcAGCACCTACACaattcactttatctattttacttctTCACTTTATAATATACCCAACATCAATGGATTtatatttttagctatttgattaaaaaaatctaaaaaaacattcattaaaataaaataaaaaatatctaccACAACAACCTTTCATCCACCCACAATCACCTCCACTACCACTCTAGCAGCAACAACCTCCATAACCACCATCAACATCCTCCATAACCACCATCACCAACACAGAcacaaccaaacccacaaacaaaataaaaaaccaaaccacCATCATAGTCACCaatccaccaccacaaccaccatagCCACCAAATcaccaaacccacaaaaaaaaagaaaaaaaaaatcaaacaccatTCCCCCACACCCAAATTCTGATATGagcaaagagaaaagagatggATTCAAGTGCGGCGGCAAGGGCATTCCGATCTGAGCaaagaggaaagagatggaTTCAAGGGAGGTGGCAAGGGCGTGACTTGATCTGTGAGATaagagagaggatgagagagagagagagagagaggagcttTGGTTTGAGAGAGGGAAGTAacgtgtgagagagagagagagagagagagagagatgagctGAAatgggaagagaaaagaaaaaagaataagaaaaaaaaagaaaagaaacattattttaatgagaaatttaataaaatatatatatatatatatatatattttgttttaacttcTTGCTACTGCCCATAGTAGTGCACTGTAGATaagaagctaaaatttttaaatttagctcAACTATTGTAGCCTACTTTGTAGAATTAGTGGTGttaaaaataactatttagTTATTTAGCACCACTATTGCTAGTGCTCTAACACACAATGCCAAGGAGTTTGATATGTTGCCAAAGAGTGTAAACACCATTAGTGAAACAATCAATTCTTTTAATTAATCACTACACCAATctaaagaattattttatttcatttcaataTCAGTGCTTCATTGATCATGCTCCTTCATTCTTAACTTTATGATCACATAGAGAAAGAGTTACTGTATTTGATAATTGCATCTTCAACTATTACAAACGAACCCATATACGCACAATTGGGTCATTCTAACGGATTACTTAGCCGAATTCTAAACTCTAAGAAACCCACCATCCATAGCCAAATTATGGCCAGTGACAAACTGGGAATCCTCAGAAGCAAGAAACACCACAACGTCAGCCACATTTTTGGGTCTCACCACCCCACCTTTCAAAGTATAATTCGATTCTGCCATCTTATCCACTTCCTCATCATTTTCATACCCCAAAATGTCCTTCAACATCGGCGTCCCAACTGGTCCTGGTGAAACACAATTCACGCGTATCCCATACGCGCCCAGCTTCAAGCTCGCGCACCTCACCAACCCCAGCACCGCGTGCTTCGACATCACGTAGTCGACCAACTTCTCGCTGCCAACACTCGCCCCTATGCTCGCCGTACAAACGATGCTCCCCCTCACGCGCCCTTCCACCATCGCCCTCGCCGCGTGCTTCACACACGCCGCCGATCCGCGCGCGTTCACCGCCATGAGCTTGTCGTAAGCCGACAGGTCCATGTCCAGCACGGTCTGATCGCACGCGTGGGTGGATCTCCCCACGCCCGCGTTGCTGAACATGATGTCCAAGCGTCCGTACGCTTTCACCGTGGAGTCCACTAAGTTCTTGACCTGTTCCTCGTCGCTGACATCGCAGTGTACGTAGGTGCATACGTTGGAGCCGATTGACACGGCGGCGTTTTGGCCCTTCTCGTCTTGGACGTCGGCGATGACGATGGCTCGTGCGCCGTGAGCGGCGAACTCGCGAGCCGTGGCCTCGCCCATGCCGCTTGCGCCTCCGGTGATAATGGCCACTTTGCCTTGGAGCTTGTTGTTTGAAGAGGTGGAGTctgtcattttgttttgtttgagtcAAGTGACTGATCAGTGAAGTATTGACAAGCTACTCTCAACAAAGGTTGTCCTTATATGTAAACGAGATCATTATTTTGTCGGccacaaatttataatattgtACACGAACGGATCAAAGTAATTGATGAATTAAATGAATatgttctaaaaaataaatatatttgtaagattatgTAGTATTGTTGACAAACTACTCGCAAGAAAGGATGTCCATATATccaaaaagagataatgaaaGTATGGACAAGTAGATTGGTGGCTCCTATTTTGTTGGccacaattaaaatttatacgaATTTTATCGCATAGTTTTCACAAATTAGagtaaatgataaattttagataaatataataaatgaaagtgttaaaaattgataaaattaagtaaaaggctatgttatatatatatatatatatatataagaagattCACCTCTTTCAATTAGACTTTTATTTGGTTCAAAAATGTCATTATTAATAAAATGTAACTTCATTTAGAAAGTGAGTCAGAaatattaaataacaaatttcattttgaattcgaaaagaaaattcctaaaattttttttctcttcacattgttgttgttgtttttttttttatattattttatattattttttttgttttattttattttataatagatacaaattattaacttttatgcaaaagaatagaaaagtCTCTAAGCACGCACAACGAACGTGCTTAAAGGCTagtatgtgtgtgagtgtgtgtgtgtgtgtgtgtgtttatacatacatacattcatatatataagaggatttcCCTCTTTCAACTGAACTTTTATGTGACTCAAAAATACTCTCATTAATAAATGAtaacttcatttaaaaatagggtcataaatgtcaaataacaaatttcattttgaattcaaaaagagagacCCTAAAATTTGGGATTTGTTTCCCTTCATGTTCAAAAGAGAAATTACAGTTACTGCTTATTTCtaaagtttattatttttatttatttgaaaaataaaaaatatatttttaaattataatagatgcaaattattaacatttacacaaaaaaaagagtttttgagCACGCGGGTAAGTCTGTGCTCAAAggctaatatatatatgaggTTAGGTTGGGTCTTGGCATTTTGAAAGAAGTCAACCTAACACCTAACAAACTACCACACactcttggtgcgatggtcactccaaaagtataagtgcttatggagtgtggggggtaaggaCCGAAATTCAAGTCTCTTGGAGGGAGTTTCaaatacatatacatttagattaagttagagtagaaattctatattgtaaaaaaaaaaaaaaaaaaaaaaaaaaaaaaaaaacccactaccCTAGTAGTTGGATCCACCTAATCCACCAAAAGATAAATATCATATTCACTGCAAGGTATGCGAATACGATTCGAGTAATTTGGGTAAATTAAGTGGGTTGTTGCACATGCTTATGAAGAGGTATGCCTTTTTCAACTCAGAAAATTAtacgttaatttttttttttcaaaaaaaaaaaatttacatcctCACTTTTGCCATCTTCCTATCTCAAGAAATCACTCCTTCTACTGAATCTTTTTTATATAGAGGTCATACAATACAAATTTCAAACctttataaattatatcatgAATAAGAAAATGATAGGAAAACGGAGAATCAATCATGATCCAAATTAGATGTGATCATATCATCATAGTAGTTCCTATCCGTTGAGATCCAAAATGAGAGATTTGTAGGTGCCTTCTCaagtgatatatataaatatatatattgttgggaaatttagactccggttgatagaattaacaagttttaaacccaagttgttaattagatttattatgaataaatcttgttaaaacaaacaaacatcaatatcatgcacaagggaatagtaaataagacaagatatgatgacctaggaaaaccaatgaaacaaactagttttacagtaaaaaaaaaccttggggGAAAACCTTAccaaaaagcaattcactatagtaaagagaagtttcagatctagtacaaaacttttgtccctaaactctaTAATCCCTGTAAATGAACTtacagtagaaaccttctactgcttcagaacctctgaactctttaATATATGAACGTCATTCTTTTGTACGAAttccaatacgtgactaactccagcaacttgtgttgggctttgtgaaacttagttgtgtttgattcgGATGACGGCGTAACCCAAAATAATGTTATGTgattttttaatgggagattttctaAGCCTAGTTAGTAATTAGggttttgttgttgtagtttttGAGAGATAGAAAAACTGTACTactgcattttttattttttcatgataatagtgaaatccctgcaactcgaTGGATGTAGGCAAATTGCTGAATCACGTTAATATTGTCTTGtgtgtgtgattatttttttttctttggtatgtgttttctctattttgtttcttacagatttggaaattttgtgttaattccttacaactggtatcagagcctaggatTAGGTTTGAGTAGGAGCAATGGTAAAGGAAGTAGGAAAGATGTCTAGAATAGAAAActttgatggcacagactttggattttggaggatgCAAATCGAGGATTATCTTTATGGGAAGAAGTTGCATCTACCACTCTTAGGGGAAAAACCtacaactatgaaggatgaggaatgggctcttcttgatagacaggtattgggagtcatcaggttaactctgtctaAGTTTGTTGCACAGAATGATGTAAAGGAGAAAaccacagcagatctgatgaaggctttgtctggtatgtatgaaaagtcGTCAGCAAACAACAAGGTGCATCTGATGaataaattgttcaatttgaagatgGCAAATAATGgatcagtagcacaacatttgaacgaatttaacactatcacaaatcaattgtcatctatagaaattgattttaatgatgagattcgtgcaCTAAttgttttggcttctttgccaaacagttgggagatAATGAAGATGACAATAAGAaattctacaggaaaggaaAAGCTTAAGTACAATGACATAggagatttaattctggctgaggagattcgcagaagagatgcaAGTGAAACCTTAAGATTTGGTTCTgtcctaaaccttgagacaagaaaCAGAGGTAATGATAGAAATTCAAAGTATATCAAAATCTAGAAATTCTAATCGAAACAGAAGTAAATTTAGATCAGGTCAACAAGTCCAATTCTGGAACTATAAGAAAACGAGTCACTTTAGAAGGCAATGCAAAAGTCATAAggagaagaatgaagatgattctgctaatactgtaacagaagaggtacaagATGCATTACTTCTTACAGTAGACAGTCTACTTGATGATTCAGTTTTGGACTCAGGAGATttgtttcataccactccacaccaaGAAATCATATAGAACTATATTgtaggtgattttggtaaggtgtatttggttGATGGTACAGCCTTGGATTTTGTGGGTATGGGAAGCGTCCGGATATTGTTaccaatgggtctgtttggttactggagaaggttcgacatattcctgacttgaggaggaatctgatttctatTGGATaacttgatgatgaagagcATGCAATATTGTTTGTTGGTGGTatttggaaggttacaaagggagttAGAGTATTGGCCCGTGGAAAGAAGGCTAGTACTCTATATATGACCTTAACttcaagagacacaattgcagtttCTGAAACAAGTACTGATACAAACCTATGGCACCACAGACTTGGTCACATAAGttagaaagggatgaagatgctgctgtcaaaagggaaactaccagaattgaagtccgttgattttgacatgtgtgaaagttgcatcttaggaaagcagaaaaatttGAGTTTCTTGAAAATTGGTAGGATA
The Quercus lobata isolate SW786 chromosome 10, ValleyOak3.0 Primary Assembly, whole genome shotgun sequence DNA segment above includes these coding regions:
- the LOC115963968 gene encoding (-)-isopiperitenol/(-)-carveol dehydrogenase, mitochondrial-like; this encodes MTDSTSSNNKLQGKVAIITGGASGMGEATAREFAAHGARAIVIADVQDEKGQNAAVSIGSNVCTYVHCDVSDEEQVKNLVDSTVKAYGRLDIMFSNAGVGRSTHACDQTVLDMDLSAYDKLMAVNARGSAACVKHAARAMVEGRVRGSIVCTASIGASVGSEKLVDYVMSKHAVLGLVRCASLKLGAYGIRVNCVSPGPVGTPMLKDILGYENDEEVDKMAESNYTLKGGVVRPKNVADVVVFLASEDSQFVTGHNLAMDGGFLRV